One genomic segment of Marinitoga piezophila KA3 includes these proteins:
- the uvrC gene encoding excinuclease ABC subunit UvrC, which translates to MLDRKVLKDIPNEPGVYIFKNKDSKPIYIGKAKKLKNRVSSYFNPSNQEKNEKIKLIVEEAEFLDYIVVRNEDEALILESNLIFNHKPKYNILLKDTRVYPYIAITKEDFPLIKLVRTKKGENAFFYGPYSNVSMVRGIIEIIQWVYKVRTCERNLNKKSKPCFLYHLGKCFAPCYVDVDKKEYNKAVRKVKKFLNGDVKSIRKYIEDSMKQYAKILNFERAAQLRDLLFKLDKLFMPIGVEIAHNKDVDIIAIDNEYPIAVLIIIRHGYVISKLTFTIEGNINDFLHQYYIVRKNILPEEIWIKDLNIEKIDEDIKHFFISNGIKELSNLSEKSSELLEIINRNLEEEVKKQTDLGNTLKQAKEILSLKKIPYRMEGIDISHLQGLYTVASLITFENGKPKKDDYRRYRLDEFKEPNDFESIRTVIKRRYTKHPLPDLLFIDGGKGQVNSAVEALKEIGYTLDDVDVVGIAKEDERIVFPGDIEDLHLPLDHPVLRMLIFMRDETHRFAITFNRKLRAKRFERSKLDDIPGIGPKRKKALINHFGSIENISKASWQEINKVINNEKVAKKIKEFFD; encoded by the coding sequence ATGCTCGATAGAAAGGTTTTGAAAGATATACCAAATGAACCTGGAGTATACATATTCAAAAACAAGGATTCAAAACCTATTTATATCGGAAAAGCAAAAAAATTAAAAAACAGGGTTTCATCATATTTCAATCCTTCAAATCAGGAAAAAAATGAAAAGATAAAATTAATTGTTGAAGAAGCCGAATTTCTTGATTATATTGTAGTTAGAAATGAAGATGAAGCCTTGATTTTAGAATCAAATTTAATATTCAACCATAAACCTAAATATAATATCTTATTAAAGGATACACGTGTTTATCCTTATATTGCTATTACAAAAGAGGATTTTCCCCTTATAAAACTGGTTCGTACCAAAAAAGGGGAAAATGCTTTTTTTTATGGACCATATTCAAATGTATCAATGGTCAGGGGGATAATTGAAATAATTCAATGGGTATATAAGGTAAGAACCTGCGAAAGAAATTTAAACAAAAAGTCCAAACCATGCTTTTTATATCATCTTGGAAAATGTTTTGCACCATGTTATGTTGACGTAGATAAAAAAGAGTATAATAAAGCCGTTAGGAAAGTTAAGAAATTCTTAAACGGAGACGTAAAATCAATAAGAAAATATATTGAAGATTCAATGAAACAATATGCCAAAATACTCAATTTTGAAAGAGCTGCCCAATTGCGAGATTTATTATTTAAACTCGATAAGCTTTTCATGCCTATAGGCGTTGAAATAGCCCATAACAAAGATGTTGATATAATAGCCATTGATAATGAATACCCTATTGCCGTTTTAATAATAATAAGGCATGGATATGTGATATCAAAACTGACCTTTACAATAGAAGGAAACATTAACGATTTTCTTCATCAGTATTATATCGTAAGAAAAAATATATTACCCGAAGAAATATGGATTAAAGACCTCAACATAGAAAAAATAGATGAGGACATAAAACATTTCTTTATTTCCAATGGAATTAAAGAACTTTCCAATCTTTCCGAAAAAAGCTCTGAATTACTTGAAATAATTAATAGAAACTTAGAGGAAGAAGTAAAAAAACAAACGGATTTAGGCAATACGTTAAAACAGGCAAAGGAAATTTTATCCCTTAAAAAAATCCCATATAGAATGGAAGGCATTGATATTTCACATTTACAGGGATTATATACCGTTGCGTCATTAATTACATTTGAAAACGGAAAGCCTAAAAAAGATGATTATAGAAGATACAGATTAGACGAATTCAAAGAACCAAACGATTTTGAGTCAATAAGAACAGTAATTAAAAGAAGATACACAAAACATCCTTTACCTGACTTATTATTTATAGACGGCGGAAAAGGCCAGGTAAATTCCGCAGTTGAAGCTTTAAAAGAAATTGGTTATACACTTGATGACGTTGATGTCGTTGGTATTGCAAAAGAAGATGAAAGAATAGTCTTTCCAGGAGACATTGAAGATTTACATTTGCCCTTAGACCATCCTGTACTAAGAATGCTTATATTCATGAGAGATGAAACACATAGATTTGCCATAACCTTTAATAGAAAACTCAGGGCAAAAAGATTTGAACGTTCAAAATTAGACGATATTCCAGGTATTGGTCCAAAAAGAAAGAAGGCTTTAATAAACCACTTTGGAAGTATTGAAAATATTTCCAAAGCTTCCTGGCAGGAAATAAACAAGGTTATAAACAATGAAAAGGTCGCAAAAAAAATAAAGGAATTCTTCGATTGA
- a CDS encoding Fur family transcriptional regulator, which translates to MSEQEKIEYISEVLRSHKISPSLQRIQVYKFLMENHIHPNVDTIYKELVVKIPTLSKTTVYNTLKLFQSKGIVSAITIDENEVRYDINTHLHGHFKCIKCGKIFDFDIHEIKIDSNLEKENKILDQQLYIKGICKECLAKEENTDE; encoded by the coding sequence ATGAGTGAACAGGAAAAAATTGAATATATCAGTGAAGTGTTAAGAAGCCACAAAATATCCCCTTCATTACAGAGAATTCAGGTTTATAAATTCTTAATGGAAAATCATATACACCCCAATGTTGACACTATTTACAAAGAACTTGTTGTGAAAATCCCAACATTATCAAAAACAACCGTTTATAACACATTAAAACTTTTCCAGAGCAAAGGGATTGTCTCTGCTATCACAATTGATGAAAATGAAGTTAGATATGATATTAACACACATCTTCATGGTCATTTTAAATGTATTAAATGTGGTAAAATTTTTGATTTTGATATCCACGAAATTAAAATTGACTCCAATTTGGAAAAAGAAAACAAAATCCTTGATCAACAATTGTACATTAAAGGCATTTGTAAAGAATGTCTTGCAAAAGAAGAAAATACAGATGAATAA
- a CDS encoding ATP-binding cassette domain-containing protein has translation MKKYSILGFLIIYLVWHMAAYYLHNELLVPYPHNVFLRLLSFFKTKDFYIDLFSTISKIILGFIISTIIGIPFGILSGLSEKFFKIFRPTLMIIQSSPVVSYIAIAMLWFGIGFYTPVFVSFMVVFPIVVLNISEGIKSTDKKLLEMAKVFEIPDKKILTKIYIPSLVPFLKSTLNLISGNLWKAVVIGEFLAGERGIGVGLSFSKIALDTEGVFAYSVLLAILGLSSEKLLKNLSHLKRKDRGKIPHIKNSINIKKERNLQNIIIEDLNKQFDGNVILQGFNITFYHNKINIMLGESGIGKTTILNLIAELLKPDKGVIIKKGKIGYIFQDDRLIPWLTVYENLELVNEKIDTEELEKLLEFLNLSKDVLLMYPDELSGGMKKRINILRAIVYEPDIILMDEAFSSLDISTKYKVMNELLNIQKERLYTIVMVTHDPFEVSVLGEIVYILKEKPIKIHKKFEFRESYKRNSEENHHILYEINKILLA, from the coding sequence ATGAAAAAATATTCTATTTTAGGATTCTTAATTATTTATCTTGTCTGGCACATGGCTGCATATTATTTGCATAATGAATTACTCGTTCCATATCCTCATAATGTCTTTTTAAGATTATTATCTTTTTTCAAAACAAAAGATTTTTATATTGACTTATTCAGTACAATTTCAAAAATTATCCTTGGATTTATAATCTCAACAATAATAGGCATTCCATTTGGAATATTATCTGGTTTAAGTGAAAAATTCTTTAAAATCTTTCGACCAACGTTAATGATTATCCAAAGCTCTCCTGTTGTTTCATATATTGCCATAGCCATGTTATGGTTTGGAATAGGATTTTACACACCTGTTTTCGTTTCATTTATGGTAGTCTTCCCTATTGTAGTTTTAAACATATCAGAAGGCATAAAATCTACAGACAAAAAATTGCTCGAAATGGCAAAAGTTTTTGAAATTCCAGACAAAAAAATACTTACAAAAATCTACATTCCATCTCTCGTTCCTTTTCTAAAATCCACGTTAAACCTTATTTCGGGAAATCTCTGGAAAGCTGTTGTTATTGGTGAATTTTTAGCTGGTGAAAGAGGCATAGGTGTTGGTCTTTCTTTCAGTAAAATAGCCCTCGATACAGAAGGTGTCTTTGCCTATTCTGTATTACTCGCTATTTTAGGATTATCTTCAGAAAAACTACTTAAAAATCTCTCTCATCTTAAACGTAAAGATAGAGGGAAAATACCTCATATTAAGAATTCTATTAACATAAAAAAAGAAAGAAATTTACAAAATATTATCATAGAAGATTTGAACAAACAGTTTGATGGCAACGTCATATTGCAAGGATTCAACATTACTTTCTATCATAACAAAATAAACATAATGCTTGGTGAATCAGGAATTGGAAAAACAACTATTTTGAATCTCATAGCGGAACTTTTAAAACCCGATAAAGGAGTTATTATAAAAAAAGGAAAAATTGGATATATATTTCAGGACGATCGTCTAATTCCATGGCTTACAGTATATGAAAACCTTGAGTTGGTAAATGAAAAAATCGACACAGAAGAGCTGGAAAAACTGCTGGAATTTCTAAATCTATCAAAAGATGTATTGTTAATGTATCCCGATGAATTATCTGGAGGGATGAAAAAACGAATAAACATATTACGCGCTATAGTATATGAACCGGATATTATATTAATGGACGAGGCATTTTCTTCACTTGATATTTCAACAAAATACAAAGTAATGAATGAATTATTAAATATACAAAAAGAAAGATTATATACCATAGTAATGGTTACCCATGATCCATTTGAGGTTTCTGTTTTAGGTGAAATTGTATATATCTTAAAAGAAAAACCCATAAAAATACACAAAAAATTCGAATTCAGAGAAAGTTATAAAAGAAATTCCGAAGAAAATCATCACATTCTTTATGAAATCAACAAAATTTTGTTAGCGTAA
- a CDS encoding GGDEF domain-containing protein: protein MKKRRNVRTASVVYYRDFRTHFVIFILILFGILSIVRNILLNDYTAAMNIGMKFFALLVARFGLYITSPMTDFSIYTFSILNLFNINTLYLGDISFFMAFAFTLHDMLRARRYIFTDSLTGLLNRRYFVEIVPKVVKLKEYIGKDFGIIVIDVNNFKPVNDKFGHKTGDYVLKKIGEIIASSVRKSDLPIRYGGDEFLIIVSSDKEEVLDEIIERINKKIKDTLKASFNVSVAAGKYIKTKDDNITLEEMFETADKNMYIDKRRSKREDAR, encoded by the coding sequence TTGAAAAAGAGGCGGAATGTCCGAACTGCATCTGTTGTTTATTATAGGGATTTTAGAACACATTTTGTAATCTTCATATTGATTTTATTTGGAATATTATCTATAGTTAGAAATATTCTATTAAATGACTATACAGCTGCTATGAATATTGGCATGAAATTCTTTGCCTTATTAGTAGCAAGATTTGGTTTGTATATAACTTCACCTATGACAGATTTTTCCATTTATACCTTTAGTATATTAAATCTATTTAATATCAACACATTATATCTTGGAGATATATCCTTTTTTATGGCTTTTGCATTTACACTTCATGACATGCTAAGGGCAAGAAGATATATATTCACAGATTCATTGACTGGACTTCTTAATAGGCGTTATTTTGTTGAAATTGTTCCAAAGGTTGTTAAATTAAAGGAATATATTGGAAAAGACTTTGGAATTATTGTTATTGACGTCAATAATTTTAAACCTGTAAACGATAAGTTTGGCCATAAAACAGGAGATTATGTCCTGAAAAAAATTGGTGAAATAATCGCTTCTTCTGTGAGAAAAAGCGATTTACCAATTAGATACGGCGGTGATGAATTTTTAATAATAGTATCTTCAGATAAAGAAGAAGTTCTTGATGAAATTATTGAAAGAATCAACAAAAAAATAAAAGATACTTTAAAAGCTTCCTTTAATGTATCAGTTGCCGCTGGAAAATACATAAAAACCAAAGACGATAATATTACTTTAGAAGAGATGTTTGAAACTGCTGATAAAAATATGTATATAGACAAAAGAAGGAGCAAAAGAGAAGATGCTCGATAG
- a CDS encoding Do family serine endopeptidase → MKKLVMALMMVVLTVSTFAFVNPDYVSPVVKVVNEAAPAVVNIEAVGHKKASIDPFFEDFYKRFFGETPWTQDREFKALGTGFIFDKRGYILTNFHVVEDADEITITTLEGKKYKAKYVGGDKDLDIAVLQVKTNDKLPVIELGDSDNIQIGEWAIAIGNPLGFKHTVTLGVVSAVHRKLPKPDGQGAYADLIQTDAAINPGNSGGPLLNIHAQVIGINTAIVNPQEGQNLGFAIPINFAKRFAEALINNGKVSKAYLGVYVQDVTESLAKTFGLNTTKGAFVSDVVKDSPAEKAGIKPGDVILKIDNKEIDSADELVYIVKTYPAGEHIKVVVNRKGREIEYEVILAEREEFAKTTDKYYLGIKVRDLTPEDINELNLPKEMYGVMVEDVADNSEAQYINIKKGDIIMELYINGKGIKLKSVKDFQKYAAKIKKGDYIGFILYRDGYRRSIYFKYMGK, encoded by the coding sequence ATGAAGAAATTAGTAATGGCATTGATGATGGTAGTTCTAACAGTATCAACTTTTGCATTTGTTAATCCAGATTATGTTTCACCAGTAGTAAAAGTTGTTAATGAGGCTGCACCTGCAGTGGTTAATATTGAGGCAGTTGGGCATAAAAAGGCTTCAATAGACCCTTTCTTTGAAGATTTTTATAAAAGATTCTTTGGAGAAACACCATGGACACAGGATAGGGAATTTAAAGCTTTGGGAACAGGTTTTATCTTTGACAAAAGAGGATATATATTAACAAATTTTCATGTTGTAGAAGATGCTGACGAAATCACAATTACAACACTTGAAGGGAAAAAATACAAAGCAAAATATGTTGGTGGAGACAAAGACCTTGATATCGCGGTATTACAGGTAAAAACAAATGATAAGCTTCCTGTAATTGAATTAGGTGATTCAGATAATATTCAAATTGGCGAATGGGCAATAGCAATTGGTAATCCTTTAGGATTTAAACATACAGTAACCTTAGGCGTTGTAAGTGCTGTTCATAGAAAATTGCCTAAACCAGATGGACAGGGCGCATATGCTGATTTAATCCAGACAGACGCAGCAATAAATCCTGGAAATAGTGGCGGACCATTATTAAATATTCACGCACAGGTAATTGGTATTAATACAGCTATAGTTAATCCACAGGAAGGACAAAACCTTGGTTTTGCAATCCCAATTAATTTTGCAAAAAGATTCGCTGAAGCTTTAATTAACAATGGTAAAGTTTCAAAAGCATATTTAGGCGTATATGTTCAGGACGTAACAGAATCACTTGCCAAAACATTTGGATTAAATACAACAAAAGGTGCTTTTGTTAGCGATGTTGTAAAGGACTCACCTGCTGAAAAGGCTGGTATAAAACCAGGAGATGTTATCTTAAAAATCGACAACAAAGAAATTGACAGTGCTGATGAATTGGTATATATTGTAAAAACATATCCAGCTGGAGAACATATCAAAGTTGTTGTAAACAGAAAAGGTAGAGAAATTGAATATGAGGTAATACTTGCTGAAAGAGAAGAATTTGCAAAGACAACAGATAAATACTATCTCGGTATAAAAGTAAGAGACTTAACACCAGAAGATATAAATGAATTAAACCTTCCAAAAGAAATGTACGGTGTAATGGTTGAAGATGTAGCAGACAACTCAGAAGCTCAATATATCAATATCAAAAAAGGCGATATTATCATGGAACTTTATATAAACGGAAAAGGTATAAAATTAAAATCAGTAAAAGACTTCCAGAAATATGCAGCAAAAATCAAAAAAGGCGATTATATTGGGTTCATCTTATATAGAGATGGATATAGAAGATCAATATACTTCAAATATATGGGCAAATAA
- a CDS encoding tetratricopeptide repeat protein yields the protein MKRATFILLLLFLFSSLFGKSFTEYYTDFKNANSLHDVEKIKILIDELSKETSDASVLAVYCNALTEYANWGVKEEEKEKIYSQAVEVGKKAVEIDPDNGYAHYVLGAAIGRLAQFKGIVQSLFMLGDFDKHISKAIELDPSLYTAYIAMGMRYRDVPWPMNNYKKSEYYLKKAAEIEPGYVNAYYELGVLYKVWKKYDRAREMFEKVIEMPLHPDWIEQGKQAKIDAKKELDSLK from the coding sequence ATGAAGAGAGCTACTTTTATTTTACTACTACTTTTTCTTTTTTCAAGCCTTTTTGGTAAAAGTTTTACAGAATATTATACTGATTTTAAAAATGCAAATAGTTTGCATGATGTAGAGAAGATAAAAATATTAATTGATGAATTAAGCAAAGAAACATCTGATGCATCTGTTTTAGCAGTTTACTGTAATGCTTTAACAGAATATGCTAATTGGGGTGTGAAAGAGGAAGAAAAGGAAAAAATTTATTCTCAGGCTGTTGAAGTTGGTAAAAAGGCAGTAGAAATTGATCCTGATAATGGTTATGCGCATTATGTTTTAGGAGCAGCTATTGGAAGGTTGGCACAGTTTAAAGGGATAGTTCAAAGTTTATTTATGCTTGGGGATTTTGATAAACATATTTCAAAAGCTATTGAACTTGATCCATCTCTATATACAGCATATATTGCAATGGGAATGAGATATAGAGATGTTCCATGGCCAATGAATAATTATAAAAAGTCGGAATATTATTTGAAGAAGGCTGCTGAAATAGAACCAGGATATGTAAATGCCTATTATGAATTAGGTGTATTGTATAAGGTATGGAAGAAATATGACAGGGCAAGAGAAATGTTTGAAAAGGTTATTGAAATGCCATTACATCCTGATTGGATTGAACAGGGAAAACAGGCAAAAATAGATGCTAAAAAAGAATTGGATTCTTTAAAATAA